The genomic stretch GTGTGCGTGCGAGCAACACTCACCTGCAGTGCAGCAATGCAGCAACACATGTTTTCAGATCGTATTATCGAATCTAGTTGTTTGACCACCGATCAGACGACTAATCGCGATTAGTCGTCGATCAGGGTCGATTAGTCGGTCTGATCGGGCTGGTCGGACATTTAGTCGTCCTTATGCCTAGATAACCTGATCGACCAtgtatatactatatatatatgatgtaaaTATATGAATTCATGGCATAATGAATCATTATCATGGTGATTTGGCCACTTACATGTAATTGCAGCTTGCTGATGCCTGATTTGGCCACAAACATGAGCTCCTGCCTCCTGgacactcactcactcactcttgTTCTTTTCTTACCCTAATTGGCCGGCTTAAGGTGGGCCTAATTCTTCCTACAGGCCTAAATACAATATTCCTGTAATGGCCCAACTTATCGTCCTGCTACACTTATCGGACGACTAATCGTGACTAATCGCATCTAATCGGACGATAAGGTTTCTGATCGACCTGATCGAATCGACGAAACTTATCGAGCACGCAGTTACGATAAGGACGACTAATCACGATTAGTCGTCCGATCTGAAAACATGGACAGCAGCAACCGGCTCTGAAAAATGCAGGAGGTATGGACCATCTATAGGATCATTAAGAGGCAGCCGCAGCAGCAGAAGCCGGTGGGCAGCAATgctccgccgccgctgctggcgGAGTCCAGCTCCAACATGGGGAGCTTCTAGTCCGACGGGGGGGGACGAGTACATGGACTGCCTGCAGGTGCCGGCTACCGCTCCGGGAGTGCCCCGGCAGCATCAGGTCGGCAGCATCAGGTCGGCAGCATGCTGAACAGGGGAGGTATCGGTGTCACTGGCAGCAGCTTCTTCAGGGAGGGCGTGCACGACCAGCAGTTCCAGTGGCAGTGGTTGAACCACTTCCCTGCGCCAGCAATCGAGCAGAAGCCGCAGCTTATCGACTTGTCGGTGATGACCATTGCGTTCCAGGATGTGGGTTGCCGCTGGGATATGCGGGTTTCCCACCTCAGCCCACTCTATCTAAGTGGGCTACTTTGCGGGCTTATGCGGGTTGGTGGCGCGGGTAGCCCCGCGGGTTAGCGCGGCGGCCCGGCCCCACCTTGCCCCACCTTGCATCCTTAGATACCACTACTAACTAAAAACCCAAGATGTTCTAATCATAGCACCTTTCTGTAATGTTCCCGGTCCGTACCAATGGCAAGGGACGTGATTTTTACATCATTTATAGCAAGCATGTACAATACAAGTGGAGCTAATTATGGAGTCATTTTATTAGCTGTCATTTTGACTTTGAAAAGGCCTTGTATTTAGTCGTGAGATTGCTGTGAATGTCCCCTGTTTGATTTTCACAGGATGCTGGGATGGATTGGATCATTCACCTTGATACTGATGAGTTGATTCACCCAGCTGGTGCCCGAGAGTACTCCCTGAGGCGATTGCTTTTAGATGTTCCTGACAATGTTGACATGGTTATCTTCCCCAATTATGTGAGTCACACAATAACATGTTTGTTGAATATGGTGACATGCTTCACAATTGATTATTGTATATATATTTCTTTTTTCCAGGAGAGCAGCATTGAGCGTGATGACATTAAGGATCCTTTCACTGAGGTATAGAAGCTACTGTTATCTGTAACATGTATGCAAAAGAAAGGAAAGAATTGGCTATGTATCCTAATGATGATCCACTGTCTTACTTCAGAAACAAAGTGTCACCTGTAGATAACCAGATATCGACTCACTGTCTAGAAAAAACTATAGTTTAGCAAACACTGCACAGAACTACTCATTGATGCATTGAAGGGAATAATAGGACTGGTCTGATTATTGTTGGCTTGTTTGATAGCTTGCATCATTTATGATTTGTTTTGTGCCTGCAGGTTTCCATGTTTAAGAAAAATTATGACCATCTACCAAAGGATACATACTTTGGTCTATACAAAGAAGCAACACGTGGTAATCCAAACTACTTCCTTACTTATGGTAATGGAAAATCGGCTGCAAGGGTTCAGGAGCATCTGCGTCCAAATGGTGCTCATAGATGGCATAATTACATGAAATCCCCAAAGTAAGATATCTCAATATGATGAGTTCTTTTTTGCTAAAACAAATGGTCAGTCAACAAACTACTGTCCATTTGTACTCGATGGTTTAGTTATATATTTCTTTTTATGTAGTGAAATCAAATTGGAGGAGGCTGCTATTCTGCATTACACCTACACAAAGTTCTCAGACCTAACCTCAAGGAGGGATAGGTGTGGTTGCAAGCCAACTAAAGAAGATGTGAAGCGATGTTTTATCTTGGAATTTGACCGTTTGGTGAGCTATCTTTTCTTCCCTTTGCTGTACCTGCATAGCATCTATTGTTGTCCTATGGGTACAGGCCACCTTGTCAACATCATAACTGTTTCCTGGCCGAAACGTTGAAATAATACATTTATTTCATTTAAGTGATATGATATAAAGAATGAGAGGGGGAGAAAAATGGCTAGATGATTTATTATACTATGGAAATGCTTGTGGAAACTGTCGTGGGTGGAAACAATCTCAGTTTACACAATATATGCATGTAGTATCTTTTTTTAACTGAAAGTGGATAACTGGATGTAGTTATGTCTGAATCAGATACGGGGGTGGTGGGGCATTGCACAAGCACAATATTGTACCTTGTTCGTGTGCCTTATACTAATCACAGAAATGTTTCCCATGGTCCCAATGTATAGCCAGCCATGCCAGAGAACCATATAACTGTCTTTTGAATGCCCCCTACCAATTTATTTAGCTGAAGGATCAGTTTGGTCATTATCCCAAAGTTCTTGGCTATACATTTACCAAAAAAAAGGAAACTGATATGGCTCTTATTAGGTATCATTGTGCATAGGTAGCTAACGGGATAACTAACTTGGGATACCTAATGAATCCTCCCTTGTACTGTGTCATGGCAGGCCTTTATAATTGCATCAACAGCGACTGAGGAGGAGATGAGGAACTGGTAATACTCTTAGGCCTCTGCCTCTGTTTACCAAGCACCAACCATTCCTCCCTATCCTACCTGAATCAAGAGAGATCACAGTGGTCTGACTACCTTTGTTCAGGTACCGGGAACATGTTGTATGGACCGATAAAGACACCAatttgaaacttttgaggaagGGTGTTTTAACACGTATATATGCGCCCATGGTTAGTCCTGATCTCAATCTTGTATGCTTTCAGCTTGTGGAAGTTGTTTCTTATTGCTGCTATCTTTTATTTTATGCCCAATCTTCTCAGGCTATCATCCGTGGGCTCAAGGAATCTGGTGTCTTTACCAATGCAGTAACATCAGCGAAAGCACAGTCGAAAACAAAGTCATCAAACACGGGTTTCGGAAACGAGGCCATCCAACTAAACGGAACAGCTGGTCAGTCCACACTAGAAGGTGGTCACGAAAAGTTGCAGGCAACCGTAAGAAAGATCCTAGAGATGGTTGACGCCCAGGAAGAAGCAATGCCGCCAATGTCGCCCCCAGGTTTTCTTGAGCTGACTGAAAGCGCCACTGCTTTGTCATGATGCAATGCGGGGTCCTGGAGGCGTTGTCGAGTACTTACTCAGTCAGGTTTAGCCATGCATGCTGTCTTGAGCATACGGTCATACGGATAACATAGGCTTGTTTGGTCTTCGTTGCTGTGTCTTGCAACCCTCAATGTATGTGTTGGGCTGATGTAAAATCGCTTCAAAAAATCAAGTAGGCTGGTGAGCAAGGACAGGGCATCAGAATAGTATACTGCGTCTGCGATGCATACAGAATTGTTGTCTCATGTTGGAAACCAAACCATGGATTGTTGTCTAACATGTACTGATAAGCATATATAGTTTATTGATTGGCCGTGGATGGCAGGAATGCTTGAGAATGTCTTTCCGAATAAAAACAGCTGCCTGCTAAGTGCTAACGACTTAAGTATTACTATCACGTATTTGAATCGTTTTTTAATTGATTTTTATTAGCGGAAAATTAGCTGAATTGTTTGTTACTCGAGAAAAAGAAAACCCAACAGGAGAGTAAAAAAAGATCGAGAAGACCTAtactgttgttttttttttttctgaaagtaAGTTTATTAATGGCAGGCTGGCGTCGAAGTGAATTCCGAGAGAAAAAGGGAAAGGCAAAGTCGAGAGCGAGTGGGCGACCAATGGGAACTCTGGAATCTGGCATGCTCTGGCCCGCTCCGGCCCCTGCTCCCGCACCAACTTCGCCGCCACGCAAAACCCCACCTCTTgccccgccaccgccaccgccactgccactgccgccgccgccgcccctccGACCACCGCACTTCGCTCTCCCTCCCCCGCCGCCGTTCCCTCCCGGCTTCTCCCCTCCATCCTTCCCCTCCTTTCCCCCGCCATTGCCGCCCCCATGCAGCCTCCGGATGCCGCCCCGCCCCGGCGCCACGCCTCCTCCGTTCGTCGGAGCCTCGGCCCCCGCGGCGCCAGCCCGTGCGGTCCTTACCCCAGGAGGTACCCTGGCGGCGAGAGGTGCGCAATTCGTCGAGCACCTGGCGCCCGAGCGCGGGGTTCCGGTGACCGTGACCCGCGGCGAGCGCGACGTGGACGACCTCGCCGGCGTCCCGCCGGAGCTCCTCCCGCCGAAGAAGAGGGTCGTGCGGTACCACCCGtacgcggcggccgcggcgatcCAGGATATGGCCAGCCACTTCCGCAACAACcacggagggggagggggagggggagggggagggggagggggagggttTCTTCT from Sorghum bicolor cultivar BTx623 chromosome 3, Sorghum_bicolor_NCBIv3, whole genome shotgun sequence encodes the following:
- the LOC8077558 gene encoding glycosyltransferase-like At2g41451: MAGYRGGSSTAASAGGGGGASAAAFATRMLLLLTLLPLALAAFAFALQWRGGMRDPAGAAWPADTQRFPGMENSPLGSSSSSHGGGASYFAVSSSSSSSPGADCAEILGRSAASSSNGISLYRGWNFDSESSITPKICITGSTSAGLHQILPWLYYHKVIGVSHFFLFVEGEAAKPAVTSVLESIRGVKIIYRTKELKEKQDKSRIWNETWLSGFFYKPCNYELFVKQSLNMEMAIIMARDAGMDWIIHLDTDELIHPAGAREYSLRRLLLDVPDNVDMVIFPNYESSIERDDIKDPFTEVSMFKKNYDHLPKDTYFGLYKEATRGNPNYFLTYGNGKSAARVQEHLRPNGAHRWHNYMKSPNEIKLEEAAILHYTYTKFSDLTSRRDRCGCKPTKEDVKRCFILEFDRLAFIIASTATEEEMRNWYREHVVWTDKDTNLKLLRKGVLTRIYAPMAIIRGLKESGVFTNAVTSAKAQSKTKSSNTGFGNEAIQLNGTAGQSTLEGGHEKLQATVRKILEMVDAQEEAMPPMSPPGFLELTESATALS